The following are encoded together in the Chloroflexota bacterium genome:
- a CDS encoding glycosyltransferase family 2 protein, protein MPPSPFSSKITPSFTVHHPLFTIPLLSAVVLTLNEEKHLADCLASLRWADEIVVFDSFSADRTADITRSFEARFIQHRFANYASQRNAALEAAAGDWVLFVDADERVTAELADEARLVVQKPGPVGWWVPRHNYIFGKLTLHAGWYPDYQLRLLKRAHARYDPARHVHELVRLDGAEGFLQSPLVHLNYETVPEFIVKQHAYTKYDAGILYAQGRRARPHNFALQPLRQFYWRFVTLGGWRDGWHGLRLSALMAYFQFVLYRNLQLLQDRKSLF, encoded by the coding sequence TTGCCGCCCTCCCCCTTTTCCAGTAAGATCACGCCGTCATTCACTGTTCACCATCCACTGTTCACTATTCCCTTGCTCTCTGCCGTCGTCCTCACCCTCAACGAAGAAAAGCATCTCGCCGACTGCCTGGCCAGCCTGCGCTGGGCCGACGAGATTGTCGTCTTTGATTCTTTCAGCGCCGACCGGACCGCCGACATCACCCGCAGTTTCGAGGCCCGTTTCATTCAGCATCGCTTTGCCAACTATGCTTCGCAACGCAACGCGGCCCTGGAAGCCGCAGCCGGCGACTGGGTCTTGTTCGTGGACGCCGACGAGCGAGTAACGGCTGAACTGGCCGACGAAGCCCGGCTCGTGGTTCAAAAGCCGGGGCCGGTCGGCTGGTGGGTTCCCCGTCACAACTACATCTTCGGCAAACTCACCCTGCACGCCGGCTGGTATCCCGACTATCAACTGCGTCTGCTCAAACGCGCTCACGCCCGCTACGACCCGGCGCGGCACGTCCACGAACTGGTGCGGCTGGACGGCGCAGAAGGCTTTTTGCAGAGCCCGCTCGTTCACTTGAACTACGAAACCGTGCCGGAGTTCATTGTGAAACAACATGCTTACACAAAATACGACGCCGGAATTTTATACGCTCAGGGCCGGCGGGCCAGGCCACATAATTTTGCGCTTCAACCGCTCAGGCAGTTTTACTGGCGCTTTGTCACCCTCGGCGGCTGGCGCGACGGCTGGCACGGCCTGCGCTTGAGCGCGCTCATGGCCTATTTTCAATTTGTGCTGTACCGGAATTTGCAACTCCTTCAAGACCGTAAGAGCCTGTTTTGA
- a CDS encoding HNH endonuclease, whose translation MNPDLNRPVLVLNANYEPLNVCDTKRAIGLLVTGKAELMVNGRGHFHTARMTYPAPSVIRLEKMIRRPRPRVKLSKREIFRRDNYTCQYCGRQPPHLTIDHIIPRHRGGGHHWDNLVTACPACNRRKGGKTAGEAQMSLKHKPGEPPATAAYLFGRHLKENSEWEKYITGW comes from the coding sequence ATGAACCCGGATCTTAACCGGCCAGTGCTGGTTCTCAACGCCAATTACGAGCCGCTGAACGTGTGCGACACCAAACGCGCCATCGGTCTGCTCGTCACGGGCAAAGCCGAACTCATGGTGAACGGGCGCGGACACTTTCACACAGCCCGCATGACATACCCGGCCCCGTCGGTCATCCGCCTGGAAAAGATGATCCGGCGGCCCAGGCCGCGCGTCAAACTCTCCAAACGCGAAATCTTCCGCCGCGACAATTACACCTGCCAGTATTGTGGCCGCCAGCCTCCTCACCTGACCATTGATCACATCATCCCCCGGCACCGGGGCGGCGGCCACCATTGGGACAATTTGGTGACGGCCTGCCCAGCCTGCAACCGGCGCAAGGGTGGCAAGACGGCGGGCGAGGCCCAAATGTCTCTCAAGCACAAACCCGGCGAGCCGCCAGCCACCGCCGCCTATCTCTTTGGCCGTCACCTCAAAGAGAATAGCGAGTGGGAGAAATACATCACCGGCTGGTAG